In Bdellovibrionales bacterium, a single window of DNA contains:
- a CDS encoding calcium/sodium antiporter: protein MELLISLGMIAIGLVILIFGAEYLVKGASSVARGFGVTPLVIGLTVVAFGTSTPELTVNLYSVFTGATDIAIGNIVGSNIGNILLILGISALIAPLAVQSSTVKWEIPLALLAMLFVLIFGSDVLFDGAATNVISRSEGLAFIGFFIIFMFYIFAIARNDTAPANEGEKTQGKTVSPLMAILLIIGGLAALVIGGKLLVDNAIIFARFFGLSESVIGLTIVAIGTSLPEMATSIIATLKKEIDIAVGNIVGSNIFNVFWILGLSATIAPLPTNPGFMVDALVGIGATTALMAALFIGKKHHIDRWQGALFILAYVGYVTYLLV from the coding sequence ATGGAGCTACTGATTTCGCTCGGAATGATTGCCATAGGGCTCGTCATATTAATTTTTGGGGCTGAATACCTGGTTAAAGGCGCTTCTTCAGTTGCCCGCGGCTTTGGAGTTACCCCTCTTGTCATCGGTCTTACGGTAGTGGCGTTTGGCACCTCAACTCCGGAACTTACCGTAAACCTGTACTCGGTATTTACGGGAGCAACCGATATCGCTATCGGCAACATTGTCGGTTCAAACATCGGCAATATTCTGCTCATTCTTGGTATCTCAGCGCTCATTGCTCCCCTTGCCGTTCAATCGTCAACGGTGAAGTGGGAAATACCACTCGCGCTCCTCGCAATGCTTTTTGTTCTTATCTTTGGCAGTGACGTTTTGTTTGATGGCGCGGCGACAAACGTCATTTCCCGCTCTGAAGGGCTTGCGTTCATCGGCTTCTTCATCATCTTCATGTTCTACATATTTGCGATTGCTAGGAATGACACCGCTCCTGCAAACGAAGGCGAAAAAACCCAAGGGAAAACGGTGAGTCCTCTTATGGCTATTCTTTTAATTATTGGAGGACTTGCGGCACTCGTGATTGGAGGCAAACTCCTGGTTGATAATGCAATTATTTTCGCGAGATTCTTTGGTCTTTCAGAAAGCGTAATCGGTCTCACTATTGTTGCTATCGGCACTTCTCTTCCAGAGATGGCGACATCGATCATCGCCACTTTGAAGAAGGAAATTGACATCGCGGTCGGCAACATTGTGGGCTCAAATATCTTTAACGTATTTTGGATTCTTGGACTGAGCGCCACTATTGCCCCGCTTCCAACTAATCCTGGTTTCATGGTTGATGCGCTTGTAGGCATCGGCGCAACAACTGCGCTCATGGCAGCACTCTTCATCGGCAAAAAACATCACATAGACCGCTGGCAAGGCGCCCTTTTTATCCTCGC